Proteins encoded together in one Columba livia isolate bColLiv1 breed racing homer chromosome 3, bColLiv1.pat.W.v2, whole genome shotgun sequence window:
- the TBX18 gene encoding T-box transcription factor TBX18 isoform X2 has product MSKFFPPVSCLEVLTDQGNKFQLQALICVRRAFVTHVSPAWPIRRGRTWRRRGREGAHLQKGIDFFFLLKKKKKQTTPPTKKKKKNLADNSDLKRKARKSPSPLPARSGGREGGRRGGPCVGACAGGRGAPGCAGCRGAGMADKRRSSPGTTMSLKAHAFSVEALIGAEKQQQQQQQPPPPRQPKRRKLGGEDEAAEDEGGNGCCAKSSPAAAAAGRTCGDMEMGCAAPPPGRDVRAPPAPLASSALSAGGCEETFLAASPPASPGGSPKGSRPCSPLPTPQAPRVDLQGAELWKRFHEIGTEMIITKAGRRMFPAMRVKISGLDPHQQYYIAMDIVPVDNKRYRYVYHSSKWMVAGNADSPVPPRVYIHPDSPASGETWMRQVISFDKLKLTNNELDDQGHIILHSMHKYQPRVHVIRKDCGDDLSPIKPIPSGEGVKAFSFPETVFTTVTAYQNQQITRLKIDRNPFAKGFRDSGRNRMGLEALVESYAFWRPSLRTLTFEDIPGIPKQGNAGSSTLLQGSGSGVPSTHPHLLPGSPCSSPAFHLSPNTSQLCSLAPADYTACARSGLTLNRYSTSLAETYNRLTNQTGETFAPPRTPSYVGVSSSTTVNMSMSGNDGDAFSCPQTGLSMQISGMSPQLQYIMPSPSTNAFTTNQTHQGSYNTFRLHSPCALYGYNFSTSPKLAASPEKIVSSQGSFLGSSPSGTMTDRQMLPPVEGVHLLSSGGQQNFFDSRTLGSLTLSSSQVSAHMV; this is encoded by the exons ATGAGCAAGTTCTTCCCACCGGTCTCCTGCCTGGAAGTGCTGACAGATCAAGGCAACAAATTTCAATTACAAGCCCTAATTTGTGTCCGCAGAGCGTTTGTTACCCATGTCAGTCCTGCCTGGCCCATCAGACGGGGCAGAAcgtggaggaggagggggagagaagGAGCGCATCTGCAGAAaggaatagatttttttttcctcctaaaaaaaaaaaaaaaacaaacaacaccccccaccaaaaaaaaaaaaaaaaacttggcTGATAACTcggatttaaaaagaaaggcgAGGAAAAGCCCCAGCCCCTTGCCTGCACGGTCGGGAGGACGGGAGGGCGGCCGGCGCGGCGGGCCGTGCGTGGGTGCCTGTGCCGGCGGCCGCGGCGCGCCTGGATGCGCGGGCTGTAGGGGGGCGGGCATGGCCGACAAGCGGAGGTCCTCGCCCGGCACCACCATGAGCCTCAAGGCTCACGCCTTCTCCGTGGAGGCGCTCATCGGGGCCGagaagcagcaacagcagcagcaacagccgccgccgccgcggcaACCCAAGCGGCGGAAGCTGGGCGGCGAGGACGAGGCGGCGGAGGACGAAGGGGGCAACGGCTGTTGCGCCAAGAGCtcccccgctgccgccgccgccggcagGACCTGCGGCGACATGGAGATGGGCTGCGCCGCCC CACCCCCCGGTCGGGATGTCCGCGCTCCCCCTGCCCCCCTGGCTTCCTCCGCTCTCTCCGCAGGCGGCTGCGAGGAGACCTTCCTGGCGGCCTCCCCGCCCGCTTCCCCCGGAGGCTCCCCCAAGGGTTCGAGGCCCTGCTCGCCGCTGCCGACGCCGCAGGCGCCGCGGGTGGACCTGCAGGGCGCCGAGCTCTGGAAGCGCTTCCACGAAATCGGCACCGAGATGATCATCACCAAGGCGGGAAG GCGGATGTTTCCCGCAATGAGAGTGAAGATCTCAGGTTTAGACCCACATCAGCAGTATTATATTGCTATGGATATTGTGCCAGTGGATAACAAAAGATACAG gtATGTTTATCATAGCTCCAAGTGGATGGTGGCTGGTAACGCTGACTCCCCGGTACCACCTCGTGTTTATATTCACCCCGATTCACCCGCTTCCGGGGAGACGTGGATGAGACAAGTGATCAGCTTTGACAAACTGAAGCTTACCAATAATGAGCTGGATGACCAAGGGCAT ATTATCCTTCACTCCATGCATAAATATCAGCCTCGTGTCCATGTCATCCGGAAAGACTGTGGAGATGATCTGTCCCCCATCAAGCCCATCCCTTCAGGAGAAGGGGTGAAAGCCTTCTCCTTTCCAGAAACAGTTTTCACGACTGTCACAGCATATCAAAATCAACAG ATAACTCGCCTGAAGATCGATAGGAATCCATTTGCCAAAGGGTTTAGAGATTCAGGACGTAACAG AATGGGACTAGAAGCTCTGGTAGAGTCTTATGCCTTCTGGAGACCTTCACTGAGGACACTTACATTTGAAGATATACCTGGGATACCCAAACAAG GAAATGCAGGTTCCTCTACTTTACTCCAGGGATCTGGCAGTGGAGTGCCATCTACCCACCCTCACCTTTTGCCGGGTTCCCCTTGCTCATCTCCAGCCTTCCACCTCAGTCCCAACACTAGCCAGCTCTGTAGCCTTGCTCCAGCTGACTACACAGCTTGTGCCCGCTCAGGCTTGACCCTGAACAGATACAGCACTTCTTTGGCTGAAACCTACAACAGGCTCACAAACCAAACTGGTGAGACGTTTGCACCCCCGAGGACTCCCTCCTATGTTGGTGTCTCAAGTAGCACAACTGTGAATATGTCTATGAGTGGCAATGACGGGGATGCGTTCAGCTGCCCACAGACTGGCTTGTCCATGCAGATTTCAGGGATGTCTCCACAGCTCCAGTACATCATGCCATCCCCATCCACCAATGCTTTTACCACTAATCAAACCCACCAAGGCTCCTACAACACGTTTAGACTGCACAGTCCCTGTGCACTCTATGGATATAACTTTTCCACATCCCCTAAACTGGCTGCCAGTCCTGAGAAAATCGTTTCTTCCCAAGGAAGTTTCTTGGGGTCCTCGCCAAGTGGAACCATGACGGATCGGCAGATGTTGCCCCCTGTGGAAGGAGTGCACTTACTTAGCAGTGGGGGGCAGCAGAATTTCTTTGACTCCAGGACCCTAGGAAGCTTAACACTCTCATCTTCTCAAGTGTCTGCACATATGGTTTGA
- the TBX18 gene encoding T-box transcription factor TBX18 isoform X1: protein MSKFFPPVSCLEVLTDQGNKFQLQALICVRRAFVTHVSPAWPIRRGRTWRRRGREGAHLQKGIDFFFLLKKKKKQTTPPTKKKKKNLADNSDLKRKARKSPSPLPARSGGREGGRRGGPCVGACAGGRGAPGCAGCRGAGMADKRRSSPGTTMSLKAHAFSVEALIGAEKQQQQQQQPPPPRQPKRRKLGGEDEAAEDEGGNGCCAKSSPAAAAAGRTCGDMEMGCAARAPAGGCEETFLAASPPASPGGSPKGSRPCSPLPTPQAPRVDLQGAELWKRFHEIGTEMIITKAGRRMFPAMRVKISGLDPHQQYYIAMDIVPVDNKRYRYVYHSSKWMVAGNADSPVPPRVYIHPDSPASGETWMRQVISFDKLKLTNNELDDQGHIILHSMHKYQPRVHVIRKDCGDDLSPIKPIPSGEGVKAFSFPETVFTTVTAYQNQQITRLKIDRNPFAKGFRDSGRNRMGLEALVESYAFWRPSLRTLTFEDIPGIPKQGNAGSSTLLQGSGSGVPSTHPHLLPGSPCSSPAFHLSPNTSQLCSLAPADYTACARSGLTLNRYSTSLAETYNRLTNQTGETFAPPRTPSYVGVSSSTTVNMSMSGNDGDAFSCPQTGLSMQISGMSPQLQYIMPSPSTNAFTTNQTHQGSYNTFRLHSPCALYGYNFSTSPKLAASPEKIVSSQGSFLGSSPSGTMTDRQMLPPVEGVHLLSSGGQQNFFDSRTLGSLTLSSSQVSAHMV, encoded by the exons ATGAGCAAGTTCTTCCCACCGGTCTCCTGCCTGGAAGTGCTGACAGATCAAGGCAACAAATTTCAATTACAAGCCCTAATTTGTGTCCGCAGAGCGTTTGTTACCCATGTCAGTCCTGCCTGGCCCATCAGACGGGGCAGAAcgtggaggaggagggggagagaagGAGCGCATCTGCAGAAaggaatagatttttttttcctcctaaaaaaaaaaaaaaaacaaacaacaccccccaccaaaaaaaaaaaaaaaaacttggcTGATAACTcggatttaaaaagaaaggcgAGGAAAAGCCCCAGCCCCTTGCCTGCACGGTCGGGAGGACGGGAGGGCGGCCGGCGCGGCGGGCCGTGCGTGGGTGCCTGTGCCGGCGGCCGCGGCGCGCCTGGATGCGCGGGCTGTAGGGGGGCGGGCATGGCCGACAAGCGGAGGTCCTCGCCCGGCACCACCATGAGCCTCAAGGCTCACGCCTTCTCCGTGGAGGCGCTCATCGGGGCCGagaagcagcaacagcagcagcaacagccgccgccgccgcggcaACCCAAGCGGCGGAAGCTGGGCGGCGAGGACGAGGCGGCGGAGGACGAAGGGGGCAACGGCTGTTGCGCCAAGAGCtcccccgctgccgccgccgccggcagGACCTGCGGCGACATGGAGATGGGCTGCGCCGCCCGCGCCCCCGCCG GCGGCTGCGAGGAGACCTTCCTGGCGGCCTCCCCGCCCGCTTCCCCCGGAGGCTCCCCCAAGGGTTCGAGGCCCTGCTCGCCGCTGCCGACGCCGCAGGCGCCGCGGGTGGACCTGCAGGGCGCCGAGCTCTGGAAGCGCTTCCACGAAATCGGCACCGAGATGATCATCACCAAGGCGGGAAG GCGGATGTTTCCCGCAATGAGAGTGAAGATCTCAGGTTTAGACCCACATCAGCAGTATTATATTGCTATGGATATTGTGCCAGTGGATAACAAAAGATACAG gtATGTTTATCATAGCTCCAAGTGGATGGTGGCTGGTAACGCTGACTCCCCGGTACCACCTCGTGTTTATATTCACCCCGATTCACCCGCTTCCGGGGAGACGTGGATGAGACAAGTGATCAGCTTTGACAAACTGAAGCTTACCAATAATGAGCTGGATGACCAAGGGCAT ATTATCCTTCACTCCATGCATAAATATCAGCCTCGTGTCCATGTCATCCGGAAAGACTGTGGAGATGATCTGTCCCCCATCAAGCCCATCCCTTCAGGAGAAGGGGTGAAAGCCTTCTCCTTTCCAGAAACAGTTTTCACGACTGTCACAGCATATCAAAATCAACAG ATAACTCGCCTGAAGATCGATAGGAATCCATTTGCCAAAGGGTTTAGAGATTCAGGACGTAACAG AATGGGACTAGAAGCTCTGGTAGAGTCTTATGCCTTCTGGAGACCTTCACTGAGGACACTTACATTTGAAGATATACCTGGGATACCCAAACAAG GAAATGCAGGTTCCTCTACTTTACTCCAGGGATCTGGCAGTGGAGTGCCATCTACCCACCCTCACCTTTTGCCGGGTTCCCCTTGCTCATCTCCAGCCTTCCACCTCAGTCCCAACACTAGCCAGCTCTGTAGCCTTGCTCCAGCTGACTACACAGCTTGTGCCCGCTCAGGCTTGACCCTGAACAGATACAGCACTTCTTTGGCTGAAACCTACAACAGGCTCACAAACCAAACTGGTGAGACGTTTGCACCCCCGAGGACTCCCTCCTATGTTGGTGTCTCAAGTAGCACAACTGTGAATATGTCTATGAGTGGCAATGACGGGGATGCGTTCAGCTGCCCACAGACTGGCTTGTCCATGCAGATTTCAGGGATGTCTCCACAGCTCCAGTACATCATGCCATCCCCATCCACCAATGCTTTTACCACTAATCAAACCCACCAAGGCTCCTACAACACGTTTAGACTGCACAGTCCCTGTGCACTCTATGGATATAACTTTTCCACATCCCCTAAACTGGCTGCCAGTCCTGAGAAAATCGTTTCTTCCCAAGGAAGTTTCTTGGGGTCCTCGCCAAGTGGAACCATGACGGATCGGCAGATGTTGCCCCCTGTGGAAGGAGTGCACTTACTTAGCAGTGGGGGGCAGCAGAATTTCTTTGACTCCAGGACCCTAGGAAGCTTAACACTCTCATCTTCTCAAGTGTCTGCACATATGGTTTGA